One window from the genome of Pararhizobium gei encodes:
- a CDS encoding DUF6101 family protein yields the protein MLKTLQQPAWVDTTLRLDPKRFPQHASYSLQGQSSTVSISLDERGAVLRKILPSSGLPLSIALPARAFKGVAARAIDHGNGGVTVTLELHHDDPELCIPLLVAHDLSDIAADWRAWAEAYRTPMLMVEADGVARPLEEHLGEVRTGDTKPRRRHSLFNERRPRFLMRRATGSLGVKMKIDGREIIARS from the coding sequence ATGCTGAAGACACTTCAACAACCGGCCTGGGTCGATACGACGCTGCGACTGGACCCGAAACGCTTTCCCCAGCACGCGAGCTACAGCCTGCAGGGACAATCGAGCACGGTCAGCATCAGTCTGGACGAGCGCGGCGCAGTGTTGCGCAAAATTTTACCGTCGAGCGGACTGCCGCTGTCGATCGCGCTTCCCGCCCGTGCCTTCAAGGGCGTGGCTGCCCGGGCCATCGACCATGGAAACGGCGGGGTGACCGTGACGCTGGAGCTTCACCACGACGATCCCGAACTCTGCATTCCCCTGCTCGTGGCACATGACCTTTCCGACATCGCAGCCGACTGGCGCGCCTGGGCGGAAGCCTACCGGACACCGATGCTGATGGTGGAAGCCGACGGCGTTGCACGGCCGCTGGAGGAGCATCTCGGCGAGGTGCGCACCGGCGACACCAAGCCGCGGCGTCGCCATTCGCTTTTCAACGAACGCCGTCCGCGCTTCCTGATGCGCCGCGCGACCGGCAGTCTCGGTGTCAAGATGAAGATCGACGGTCGCGAGATCATCGCGCGCAGCTGA
- the ubiA gene encoding 4-hydroxybenzoate octaprenyltransferase, producing MSTKSADSGRVHDAPSNNWVYRVLPRPLWPYAQLARWDRPIGWQLLMWPCFWSAGLAANAAASLGTFAFGPFVFHLILFFIGSVAMRGAGCTYNDIIDHDIDMAVARTRSRPLPSGRVSRRQAKIFMVLQALVGLVVLLQFNTFSILLGVFSLVFVAIYPFAKRFTDWPQFFLGLAFSWGALMGWAAQFGEISAAAAILYAAAIAWTVGYDTIYAYQDKEDDELIGVRSTARRFGERPRPWLLALYGLTVVLLFVSFAAAGAGLLAYAALLVAAVLLFYQILVLDIHDAAQCLALFRFNNLVGLILFAGLIASLLVRLV from the coding sequence ATGAGCACCAAATCTGCCGATTCCGGGCGCGTCCACGATGCGCCGTCCAACAACTGGGTTTACCGCGTCCTGCCCAGGCCGCTCTGGCCCTATGCCCAGCTTGCCCGCTGGGACAGGCCGATCGGCTGGCAATTGCTGATGTGGCCGTGCTTCTGGTCGGCGGGACTGGCGGCCAATGCCGCGGCCAGCCTTGGAACCTTCGCCTTTGGCCCCTTCGTCTTTCATCTGATCCTGTTCTTTATCGGCTCGGTCGCCATGCGCGGCGCGGGCTGCACCTATAATGACATTATCGATCACGACATCGATATGGCGGTGGCGCGTACCCGCTCGCGCCCCTTGCCCTCCGGTCGCGTCAGCCGCCGACAGGCAAAAATCTTCATGGTACTGCAGGCACTGGTAGGGCTTGTCGTCCTCCTCCAGTTCAACACCTTCTCCATCCTGCTCGGCGTCTTCTCGCTCGTCTTCGTGGCGATCTATCCCTTCGCCAAGCGCTTCACCGACTGGCCGCAGTTTTTTCTCGGCCTGGCCTTTTCCTGGGGCGCCCTGATGGGTTGGGCGGCGCAGTTCGGTGAAATATCGGCCGCCGCAGCGATCCTTTATGCCGCCGCCATCGCCTGGACGGTCGGCTACGACACGATCTATGCCTACCAGGACAAGGAAGACGACGAATTGATCGGGGTTCGATCGACGGCACGCCGTTTCGGCGAGAGGCCGCGCCCCTGGTTGCTGGCGCTCTACGGCCTGACCGTCGTTTTGCTGTTCGTTTCCTTTGCCGCAGCCGGAGCCGGGCTCCTTGCCTATGCCGCGCTGCTGGTCGCGGCGGTGCTCTTGTTTTACCAGATCCTTGTGCTCGACATCCACGATGCCGCGCAATGCCTTGCCCTGTTCCGGTTCAACAATCTCGTCGGGCTCATCCTGTTTGCCGGGCTGATTGCCTCGCTCCTCGTTCGGCTCGTCTAA
- a CDS encoding MipA/OmpV family protein: MSRSSAFFLAAGLFAGLSSSVQAQDGGQFWSGDWYLKVGATGFIGPKYDGSSDRLFQAAPLISLGRAGSTVRFSSRNDNPAFAFVDKGAFRAGVVGKLIFDRDEDTSSDLKGLDPVRFGGELGGFAEVYPTDWLRIRAELRQGIRSHHGIVADVAADGFVDVTDTVRVSAGPRLSAATSDYFDAYYGVDGSEAAKSGYSTYSPSGGLSSVGAGTAITWQATEKLETSAFAEYKRLMGPAADSSIVREGGSRNQFMVGLSATYRFDFTLD, translated from the coding sequence ATGTCCCGTTCATCAGCGTTTTTCCTCGCCGCCGGCCTGTTTGCCGGTCTGTCATCCTCCGTCCAGGCTCAGGATGGCGGTCAATTCTGGTCCGGCGACTGGTATCTGAAAGTCGGGGCCACGGGCTTCATCGGTCCGAAATATGATGGCTCTTCCGACCGCCTGTTCCAGGCTGCACCCTTGATCTCGCTCGGGCGGGCCGGCAGCACGGTGCGATTTTCCTCGCGCAACGACAACCCGGCCTTTGCGTTCGTCGACAAGGGCGCCTTCCGGGCCGGCGTCGTCGGCAAGCTGATCTTCGATCGCGACGAGGATACTTCATCCGATCTGAAAGGCCTCGATCCCGTGCGTTTCGGCGGGGAACTTGGCGGCTTTGCGGAAGTCTACCCGACGGATTGGCTGCGGATCCGCGCCGAACTGCGCCAGGGCATTCGCAGCCATCACGGTATTGTCGCAGACGTCGCCGCGGACGGATTTGTCGATGTCACCGACACGGTCCGGGTCTCGGCCGGTCCAAGGCTGTCGGCGGCGACCAGCGACTATTTCGACGCCTATTACGGTGTCGATGGCTCCGAAGCGGCAAAATCCGGTTATTCGACCTATTCGCCCTCCGGCGGCCTGAGCTCGGTGGGAGCCGGCACGGCCATCACCTGGCAGGCGACCGAGAAGCTGGAGACCAGCGCCTTTGCCGAATACAAGCGGCTGATGGGGCCGGCGGCCGATTCGAGCATTGTGAGGGAAGGCGGCAGCCGCAATCAGTTCATGGTCGGTCTCTCGGCGACCTACAGGTTCGATTTTACCCTGGATTGA